One Embleya scabrispora DNA window includes the following coding sequences:
- a CDS encoding 5'-3' exonuclease produces the protein MTAATTPLLLVDGHHLLYSAWFGFPARITSRNGADLTGVFGTLALLRKACREHAPEHEVLVAFDGEHGSVARAEADPDYKANRADADHSPIASLPWVKTALDAIGVRWIEHDTAEGDDTIATLTTRALAEARPVRIMSGDRDLLQLCTDPSVSILNRGAPPERRVQTGPDVHARFGVHPEQWPCFRALTGDPADNIPGVRGVGAVTAARLLSGGLTLDRLLASDRLVGAVGARVAAHAEHLRRWRDLIRLDHRLDLPDDLTTGHPTPQLAPAAAILDHLALWDTTTLNTPPDKDRIACRRRSTGHP, from the coding sequence GTGACCGCAGCCACCACCCCGCTGTTGCTCGTCGACGGCCACCACCTGCTCTACAGCGCCTGGTTCGGCTTCCCCGCCCGCATCACCAGCCGCAACGGCGCCGACCTCACCGGCGTGTTCGGCACCCTCGCCCTGCTCCGCAAGGCGTGCCGCGAACACGCCCCCGAGCACGAGGTCCTCGTCGCCTTCGACGGCGAACACGGAAGCGTGGCACGCGCCGAGGCCGATCCCGACTACAAGGCCAACCGTGCCGACGCCGACCACAGCCCCATCGCGTCCCTGCCGTGGGTGAAAACCGCTCTCGACGCGATCGGCGTGCGCTGGATCGAGCACGACACCGCCGAGGGCGACGACACCATCGCCACTCTGACCACCCGAGCCCTCGCCGAGGCGCGGCCGGTGCGGATCATGTCCGGCGACCGCGACCTTCTCCAACTGTGCACCGACCCGAGCGTCAGTATCCTCAACCGGGGCGCTCCACCGGAGCGACGTGTCCAGACCGGACCCGATGTCCACGCCCGCTTCGGTGTCCACCCCGAACAGTGGCCGTGCTTTCGAGCCCTCACCGGGGATCCGGCCGACAACATTCCCGGCGTCCGCGGAGTCGGAGCCGTCACCGCCGCCCGTCTTTTGTCCGGGGGCCTCACCCTCGACCGACTCCTGGCCTCCGACCGCCTGGTGGGGGCCGTGGGCGCGCGCGTCGCCGCCCACGCCGAACACCTTCGCCGATGGCGTGACCTGATCCGCCTCGACCACCGGCTCGACCTCCCCGACGACCTCACGACAGGACACCCCACGCCACAGCTCGCACCCGCTGCCGCAATCCTGGACCACCTCGCACTGTGGGACACCACCACGCTGAACACACCGCCCGACAAGGACCGGATCGCATGCCGACGCCGGTCGACGGGGCACCCGTGA
- a CDS encoding permease-like cell division protein FtsX has translation MGKRDTSRTGEITVRCAAVILAITTAAACSDDDGAKARPQQPKAAPSAAAGSPGSAGPGSDDANEEAPTWDMDNLPPGVDFWAGKVDLAVFLCRASDPKTGGCSNGAVTNTQREEILAALKAMPQVKHVYFEDRRQAWELFRAQNAANPLLLDAMTAEQLPESFRVKLKDPGTITTVISAFEGRPGVASTVKHAPSGPSTTAPATATAALTPERARRAVLTVDDVGTGWTAGALADTGPKPAAAPYSGVSGDAGCDRALAGAPTGPIVVLLGAQRTFENTAGTRVVATVQAYEGNGAALQLARTRAMLTGCADVPVPWAGATARFRAVASPTVGDETLGMRIVTTQSGETRTVDSIFVRIGPNLATITLPADAGLDPTDSDRLTRRAAEHLLHAGRD, from the coding sequence ATGGGCAAGCGAGACACGTCCCGCACGGGCGAGATCACCGTCCGGTGTGCGGCCGTGATCCTGGCGATCACGACGGCTGCCGCCTGCTCCGACGACGACGGCGCCAAGGCCCGCCCGCAGCAACCGAAGGCGGCCCCTTCGGCGGCTGCGGGGTCGCCGGGATCGGCCGGGCCCGGCTCCGACGACGCGAACGAGGAGGCTCCCACCTGGGACATGGACAATCTGCCGCCGGGCGTCGACTTCTGGGCCGGGAAGGTGGACCTCGCGGTGTTCCTGTGCCGGGCCTCCGACCCGAAGACGGGCGGCTGCTCGAACGGCGCAGTCACCAACACCCAACGCGAGGAGATCCTCGCCGCCCTCAAAGCCATGCCGCAGGTCAAGCACGTGTACTTCGAGGACCGGAGACAGGCGTGGGAGTTGTTTCGCGCGCAGAACGCCGCCAACCCCCTCCTTCTCGACGCCATGACGGCCGAGCAACTCCCGGAGTCCTTCCGCGTCAAACTCAAGGACCCCGGCACCATCACGACGGTGATCTCCGCGTTCGAGGGCCGCCCGGGAGTTGCCTCGACCGTGAAGCACGCCCCCTCCGGCCCTTCCACCACTGCCCCGGCCACCGCCACGGCCGCGCTGACCCCCGAGCGGGCCAGGCGTGCCGTGTTGACCGTGGACGACGTCGGCACCGGCTGGACCGCGGGCGCTCTGGCCGACACCGGGCCCAAGCCGGCCGCCGCGCCGTACTCGGGCGTCAGCGGCGACGCCGGGTGCGACCGCGCCCTGGCGGGCGCGCCGACCGGCCCGATCGTCGTCCTCCTCGGCGCACAACGAACCTTCGAGAACACGGCCGGAACCCGGGTGGTCGCCACCGTCCAGGCATACGAAGGCAACGGTGCCGCGCTCCAGTTGGCCAGGACCCGTGCCATGTTGACCGGTTGTGCCGACGTGCCCGTGCCGTGGGCGGGTGCCACCGCACGCTTTCGTGCCGTCGCCTCCCCCACGGTCGGGGACGAAACACTCGGCATGCGCATCGTCACGACCCAGAGCGGCGAGACCAGAACCGTCGACTCGATCTTCGTACGCATCGGGCCCAACCTCGCCACCATCACGCTCCCCGCCGACGCCGGCCTCGACCCCACCGACTCGGACCGACTCACCCGCCGCGCAGCGGAACACCTCCTACACGCCGGCCGCGACTGA